From one Rhodothermales bacterium genomic stretch:
- a CDS encoding FecR domain-containing protein — protein MHDDSSLPDSDRELIAARLLGKRLEEGTTAGSSDPLVVLLDRFRTATETHRAAHLPSPDQSARLWQAIVQQVTTPAEAGARPPVRRQRTRSRFIRLSIAASLVGVLALVWLITQRAEAPELLAEAAEAAVIYTTEEGSIITMRPHSRLYRFGSVESTRQFRLDGEAYFDVVHDQSRLFTVHSADAVVAVLGTQFVVRTWGESVEVFLKSGSVSLQHAPSGSAVVLKPGDLGRVNSLGAEVAGTGGSEEDALDWIDDELRFAQQPIARVVDELAFHFGVVIEFPSERLAETISGTIILDSPRSALDQLGAATNSVGIQAGAQVYRFETRP, from the coding sequence ATGCACGACGATTCCTCCCTGCCTGATAGCGACCGCGAGCTAATCGCAGCGCGCCTCCTGGGGAAACGTCTCGAAGAAGGCACGACGGCCGGCTCCTCGGATCCTCTCGTAGTGTTATTGGACCGATTCAGGACCGCCACCGAGACCCACCGCGCCGCACATCTGCCGTCGCCTGACCAGTCTGCCCGCCTTTGGCAAGCCATCGTACAGCAGGTGACGACGCCGGCAGAAGCCGGCGCCCGCCCACCGGTCCGAAGGCAACGGACGCGGAGCCGTTTCATTCGGCTCTCCATTGCCGCCAGCCTTGTGGGGGTCCTGGCGCTAGTCTGGCTCATCACCCAACGCGCCGAGGCGCCCGAGCTGCTGGCCGAGGCCGCCGAGGCCGCCGTCATCTACACGACGGAAGAAGGCTCGATCATCACCATGCGCCCTCACTCCCGCCTCTATCGATTCGGTAGTGTGGAATCCACACGTCAATTCCGCCTCGACGGCGAAGCTTACTTCGACGTTGTCCACGACCAATCGCGTTTGTTCACGGTCCATTCCGCCGACGCCGTCGTGGCCGTGCTGGGCACACAGTTTGTCGTCAGAACCTGGGGCGAATCGGTCGAGGTATTTCTCAAATCAGGGAGTGTTTCGTTGCAGCACGCGCCCTCCGGCAGCGCCGTTGTGTTGAAACCGGGGGACCTCGGGCGCGTCAATAGCCTGGGCGCGGAGGTAGCAGGCACTGGCGGTTCGGAGGAAGACGCGCTGGACTGGATCGACGACGAGTTGCGCTTTGCACAGCAGCCTATTGCTCGGGTAGTGGATGAGCTTGCATTCCATTTCGGTGTTGTCATTGAATTTCCTTCGGAAAGGCTGGCTGAGACGATATCGGGGACGATCATTCTCGATTCTCCACGAAGTGCGCTGGATCAATTGGGGGCCGCGACGAACAGCGTCGGAATTCAGGCCGGCGCCCAGGTCTACCGGTTTGAAACGCGTCCCTGA
- a CDS encoding sigma-70 family RNA polymerase sigma factor — protein sequence MLTPLTLASLLIYLAVHMAKAVEDAELARRIKRGDHGAFKHFFDRYHGALFGYLRRRGIDEETTADIVQNAFVMIWDKRDQIDENKSLRAFLFRIGYTRALNYFRDNAKFDHHADLDSRSTTDPIGHDYSAMQDALLRAIASLPERRRAVFELCFMEDLSYREAADMLNISIKTVENQMAFALKNIRGAMAHFR from the coding sequence GTGCTGACCCCGCTTACCCTCGCCTCGCTACTCATTTATCTGGCCGTTCATATGGCCAAGGCGGTGGAGGATGCCGAGCTGGCACGCCGTATCAAGCGGGGAGACCATGGCGCGTTCAAGCATTTTTTCGATCGGTATCATGGGGCACTGTTCGGCTACCTGCGCCGGCGCGGCATCGACGAAGAGACGACGGCCGATATCGTCCAGAATGCCTTCGTGATGATATGGGACAAACGCGACCAGATCGATGAGAATAAGTCGCTGCGCGCCTTTCTCTTCCGCATCGGTTATACCCGCGCACTCAACTATTTCCGCGACAACGCCAAGTTCGACCATCACGCCGACTTGGACAGTCGGTCGACCACCGATCCGATCGGACACGATTACAGCGCCATGCAGGACGCGCTCCTCCGGGCGATCGCCTCACTCCCCGAGCGCCGGCGGGCGGTATTCGAACTGTGTTTCATGGAAGATCTCTCGTACCGCGAGGCGGCCGACATGCTGAACATCAGCATCAAAACAGTGGAAAATCAGATGGCGTTTGCGCTAAAGAACATCCGGGGCGCGATGGCCCATTTCCGCTAG
- a CDS encoding TonB-dependent receptor — MFIPVVILLAWAAYGGGLHAQTLHGIVRAADADPLPGANVYLPALQRGAVTDPSGRYEIDNLAVGTYEVVFSFIGFRSETRTVTVGAGRNRIEVTLQSDIVWTDEVLVAAEQEGRLTLDTRSVAILDAAALDEVRGQTLGETLEHLPGMTALQTGPSISKPVVRGLHSQRVLVLNAGVSQEGQQWGGEHAPEIDPFAPVRIEVIKGVAGVEYGVGAIGGVIRLEPLELPYVPGTSLRGQFAGNGFSNNRQGATALYLEGVANRLPGFGWRVQGSFRKAGDAQAPRYIIPNSAFQEQNGALTLGFRRGPWNLLGHISHFGTELGIFSGAHIGNLDDLLRAIERGQPSTNGTFGFDIAPPKQLISHDLASLRSRYTLDSGARFEIQYGIQRNHRQEFDAHRPYSDSLAALDRPAFELSLFSQSVEARFHHRPVGRFFGVMGVSGMNQLNLNGRSGFLIPNFRSFSSGVFARETWVNGDWQVEAGARYDYRWVRAWPRENGASGEFVRRVNDYGSLSAVFGAIWQFAPAWSLATNVGTAWRPPSVNEHYNFGVHHGTAQFEIGDPDLEAERSLGLDATLRHDIAGARLEVSAYSTQFQRFIYLYPDPSPRVTIRGTFPTFRYAQADARLNGFDASVEYDLNRILTLGMVTSVVRGQNLDDDEPLYQMPGDRLRMVAHVNLPGSATVQAPHFEVESAHVARQSRFTPGVDYAEPPPGYHLINASFATDLLVNHTPVHVHLSVQNALDTVYRDYLSRFRYFIDDPGRSFVLRLSVPIGAPRV; from the coding sequence ATGTTTATACCCGTCGTGATCCTTCTCGCCTGGGCTGCCTATGGTGGGGGCCTCCACGCACAAACGCTCCACGGCATCGTTCGTGCGGCGGACGCCGACCCCCTGCCGGGCGCCAATGTCTATCTGCCCGCCCTCCAGCGCGGCGCGGTAACCGATCCGTCGGGCCGGTACGAGATCGATAATCTGGCCGTGGGCACGTACGAGGTGGTCTTCAGCTTCATTGGTTTTCGCTCGGAGACGCGGACGGTAACAGTCGGCGCCGGTCGGAATCGCATCGAGGTGACGCTACAGTCGGACATAGTGTGGACGGATGAAGTGCTCGTCGCCGCTGAACAGGAAGGCCGGTTGACCCTCGATACGCGATCGGTAGCCATACTGGATGCTGCCGCGCTGGATGAGGTGCGCGGACAGACCCTTGGCGAAACCCTCGAACACCTACCTGGGATGACAGCGCTTCAAACCGGCCCGTCGATCTCTAAGCCGGTTGTACGTGGCCTCCACAGCCAGCGTGTGCTGGTACTGAACGCCGGCGTGTCGCAGGAAGGGCAACAATGGGGGGGTGAACACGCACCGGAAATCGACCCGTTCGCGCCGGTGCGGATCGAGGTGATCAAAGGGGTAGCCGGCGTAGAATACGGTGTCGGGGCGATCGGCGGGGTGATCCGGCTCGAACCCCTCGAACTGCCCTACGTCCCCGGCACGTCGCTCCGAGGACAGTTCGCCGGCAACGGATTTTCCAACAACCGCCAGGGCGCCACCGCCCTGTATCTGGAGGGCGTCGCCAACCGGCTGCCGGGCTTTGGATGGCGTGTGCAGGGCAGTTTTCGCAAAGCCGGCGATGCCCAGGCCCCCCGGTATATCATCCCCAATTCGGCTTTTCAGGAACAGAATGGCGCCCTGACCCTCGGGTTTCGTCGAGGTCCCTGGAATCTCCTGGGTCATATCAGCCACTTCGGAACGGAACTGGGCATCTTCAGCGGCGCCCATATCGGTAATCTGGACGATCTGCTCCGCGCGATCGAACGCGGCCAGCCTTCTACCAACGGGACGTTCGGGTTCGATATCGCTCCGCCCAAACAGCTCATCTCGCACGATCTGGCCTCGTTGCGGAGCCGGTATACGCTGGATTCGGGAGCACGCTTCGAAATACAGTACGGGATTCAGCGGAATCACCGTCAGGAGTTCGATGCCCACCGACCATACAGCGATTCACTCGCGGCGCTGGATCGGCCGGCCTTTGAGCTGAGCCTCTTCTCGCAAAGCGTCGAAGCGCGATTTCACCACCGCCCCGTCGGTCGTTTCTTCGGCGTAATGGGGGTGAGCGGTATGAATCAGCTTAATCTAAACGGACGCAGCGGCTTTCTTATCCCCAACTTCCGCTCGTTCAGCAGCGGGGTATTTGCGCGGGAGACGTGGGTAAACGGCGACTGGCAGGTGGAAGCCGGCGCCCGCTACGACTATCGCTGGGTGCGCGCCTGGCCCCGCGAAAACGGGGCGAGCGGCGAATTCGTTCGACGCGTAAACGACTACGGAAGCCTATCCGCCGTGTTCGGCGCCATCTGGCAGTTTGCGCCGGCGTGGTCGCTCGCTACCAATGTGGGCACGGCCTGGCGGCCTCCGAGTGTGAACGAGCATTATAACTTTGGCGTCCACCACGGCACGGCCCAGTTCGAAATCGGGGATCCCGACCTCGAGGCCGAGCGAAGCCTGGGCCTCGACGCCACCCTGCGCCACGATATCGCGGGCGCGCGCCTCGAAGTCAGCGCCTACTCAACGCAGTTTCAGCGGTTTATCTATCTCTATCCCGATCCATCACCCCGCGTCACGATCCGCGGCACGTTCCCCACGTTCCGGTATGCGCAGGCTGATGCCCGGTTGAACGGTTTCGATGCTTCCGTCGAGTACGACCTGAACCGGATCCTTACACTCGGAATGGTCACGTCCGTCGTTCGGGGCCAGAACCTGGACGACGACGAGCCGCTGTACCAGATGCCGGGGGATCGGCTGCGCATGGTCGCGCATGTCAACCTGCCAGGCAGTGCGACCGTGCAAGCACCTCATTTCGAGGTCGAGTCCGCCCATGTCGCCCGGCAATCGAGGTTCACCCCCGGCGTGGACTATGCCGAGCCGCCTCCGGGATACCACCTTATCAACGCGTCGTTCGCGACGGACCTGTTGGTCAACCACACTCCCGTACACGTCCATCTGTCGGTGCAAAATGCACTCGACACGGTCTATCGGGATTACCTGAGCCGCTTCCGGTATTTTATCGACGACCCCGGAAGAAGCTTTGTCCTGCGACTGAGCGTGCCAATTGGCGCCCCACGCGTGTGA
- the dnaB gene encoding replicative DNA helicase produces the protein MSDFDDSTPPYHFADDDADYSHDPPPLREREHAPKAEVKRSNNKAGRTPPQATDVERSVLGAMLIERDAIPRAIEILPADTFYLSKHHLIYQGILALFERGNPVDHITLSEELRRRGQLDDIGGSYYLTELSTAVDTAANVEYHARIIAEKSLLRKLIETMTGIIGTAYDPGTDAFELLDSSEREIFKISDNQLRRSATSMNDVLKGTLAALEAVHGREGGITGIPSGFSRLDDMTGGWQKTDLIIIAARPSMGKTAFSLAVARNAALHAEKPTGVAYFSLEMGAQQLAQRLLTSEARVDAQAARTGRLRDEEWPKLARAAGKLSAAPIFIDDTPGLSVLELRAKSRRLKAEHDIGLVIVDYLQLMHGSGNSKNSNREQEIAQISRSLKSLAKEIDVPVIALSQLSRAVETRGGDKRPQLSDLRESGSIEQDADLVAFIYRAERYGITVDENGNSTEGIGEIIIGKQRNGPIGEVQLAFVNQFARFENLTTYIQEQGAGAYAYGGDRGESRGGAPSIPLPPGAEAPF, from the coding sequence ATGTCCGACTTCGACGACTCCACCCCTCCCTATCATTTCGCGGACGACGACGCCGACTATTCGCACGATCCGCCGCCTTTGCGAGAGCGTGAGCACGCGCCAAAAGCCGAGGTCAAACGATCGAACAATAAGGCCGGGCGGACGCCGCCCCAGGCCACCGACGTGGAGCGTTCGGTGCTCGGCGCGATGCTCATCGAGCGTGACGCGATCCCGCGGGCCATTGAAATCTTGCCGGCGGATACCTTTTATCTCTCCAAACACCATCTCATCTATCAGGGCATTCTTGCGCTGTTCGAACGCGGCAACCCGGTCGATCACATCACGCTTTCCGAGGAGTTACGCCGCCGCGGCCAGCTCGACGACATCGGGGGCTCGTATTATCTAACCGAGTTATCCACCGCCGTCGACACCGCTGCGAATGTCGAGTATCACGCGCGCATCATCGCCGAGAAGTCGTTACTGCGCAAATTGATCGAAACGATGACCGGGATCATCGGAACGGCGTACGATCCAGGCACGGACGCCTTCGAGTTGCTGGATTCGAGCGAACGGGAGATCTTCAAAATTTCGGACAACCAGCTGCGCCGCTCGGCCACGTCGATGAACGATGTGCTGAAAGGTACCCTGGCCGCGCTTGAGGCCGTACATGGCCGTGAAGGTGGGATTACCGGGATACCCAGCGGGTTTTCACGGCTGGATGACATGACCGGCGGATGGCAGAAAACCGACCTCATCATCATCGCCGCGCGTCCTTCTATGGGAAAAACCGCCTTCAGCCTGGCGGTGGCGCGTAATGCGGCGTTGCACGCGGAAAAACCGACCGGCGTCGCCTACTTTTCGCTCGAAATGGGTGCACAGCAGTTGGCGCAGCGCCTGCTGACCTCCGAGGCCCGCGTTGATGCCCAGGCGGCGCGAACGGGCCGGCTGCGGGATGAGGAATGGCCCAAGCTGGCGCGCGCCGCTGGCAAGCTCTCCGCCGCCCCCATCTTTATCGACGACACGCCCGGCCTAAGCGTGCTGGAGTTACGCGCCAAGAGCCGCAGGCTCAAGGCCGAGCACGACATCGGCCTGGTCATCGTGGATTATCTCCAACTCATGCACGGAAGCGGTAATTCGAAGAACTCGAATCGAGAACAAGAAATCGCCCAGATCTCGCGGTCGTTAAAATCCCTCGCCAAGGAAATTGATGTGCCGGTGATCGCTCTATCCCAGCTCAGCCGTGCGGTCGAAACCCGCGGCGGCGATAAACGGCCGCAGTTGTCCGACCTCCGCGAGTCCGGCTCCATCGAGCAGGACGCCGACCTCGTCGCCTTTATCTACCGGGCCGAGCGGTACGGGATTACCGTGGACGAAAACGGTAACTCGACCGAAGGCATCGGGGAGATTATCATCGGGAAGCAACGTAACGGCCCCATCGGCGAGGTACAACTGGCCTTCGTCAACCAGTTTGCCCGCTTCGAGAACCTCACTACGTACATCCAGGAACAGGGCGCCGGCGCGTACGCGTACGGTGGGGATCGAGGCGAAAGTCGGGGAGGCGCCCCTTCCATTCCCCTGCCTCCGGGCGCCGAAGCGCCCTTCTAA
- a CDS encoding uracil-DNA glycosylase yields MDDPRTLLRQALSFQIDLLGPIVPIESGDDPAGAVVSATEPDLYSHPPAFPTPTTASDAVSAPSSDKSPYERIEALISPSSPLHALHTLDAVRDYVANTILIPLDETRIQPVFGVGNPEADLMVIGEAPGADEDEQGEPFVGRAGQLLTKILDAIGFSRDHVYIANILKSRPPNNREPQPDEVAAHIPILYKQIALIRPRLILCVGRTAGNNLLKKQASLAALRGTFNDFYGIPTMVTYHPAALLRNPEWKRPTWEDVQKLRARYDELTAG; encoded by the coding sequence ATGGATGATCCCCGTACCCTGCTTCGCCAGGCACTGTCCTTTCAGATCGACCTGCTTGGCCCGATCGTTCCCATCGAATCGGGCGACGATCCGGCCGGCGCAGTGGTTTCCGCAACGGAGCCGGATCTGTATTCCCATCCTCCCGCATTCCCAACACCGACGACCGCATCCGACGCCGTTTCGGCGCCCTCGTCCGATAAATCCCCATACGAGCGTATTGAAGCGCTCATTTCCCCGTCGTCGCCTCTCCATGCCCTACATACGCTGGACGCCGTGCGCGACTATGTGGCGAACACGATCCTCATTCCGCTGGACGAGACCCGTATCCAGCCCGTTTTTGGTGTAGGCAATCCGGAGGCGGACCTCATGGTCATTGGCGAAGCGCCGGGCGCCGACGAGGACGAGCAGGGCGAGCCGTTTGTCGGACGCGCCGGCCAGTTGCTGACGAAAATCCTGGATGCGATAGGCTTTTCGCGGGACCACGTGTACATCGCGAATATCCTCAAGAGCCGGCCACCGAACAACCGCGAACCTCAGCCAGATGAGGTGGCCGCGCACATCCCCATCCTCTACAAACAGATTGCGCTCATCCGGCCGCGTCTTATCCTGTGCGTGGGGAGGACGGCCGGCAACAATCTGCTGAAGAAGCAGGCTTCCCTGGCCGCTCTTCGCGGCACGTTTAACGATTTTTACGGTATCCCGACGATGGTCACCTACCACCCCGCCGCGCTGCTCCGCAACCCGGAGTGGAAGCGCCCGACGTGGGAGGACGTCCAGAAACTCCGCGCTCGGTACGACGAACTTACAGCCGGCTGA
- a CDS encoding sterol desaturase family protein — MDPIILALQQTQTAVMIAGLVLLSLFEHTHPLFDFFSRQPGARGRHALRNLMLGGLNGIVVSFGFVWLWFIVTVWADTQRFGVMNMLQDAFGLPAWVHAVGVMVLLDGWMYFWHRINHVVPFLWRFHRVHHADPFMDVTTASRFHLGEIVLSSLLRAPVLTLAGAHLWELLVYETLMFAVVQAQHANMAFPERLDRVLRTVIATPAMHKVHHSRWRLETDSNYGSLFSFWDRLGRSFRLREDLSTLKMGLDEMDDDRFQTVRGMIKTPFQAVPRSEGGSA; from the coding sequence ATGGACCCCATCATCCTCGCGCTACAACAGACCCAGACGGCGGTTATGATAGCCGGCCTGGTGCTGCTCTCGCTGTTCGAACACACGCACCCGCTCTTTGATTTTTTTAGTCGCCAGCCCGGCGCTCGAGGTCGGCATGCTCTCCGCAACCTGATGCTGGGTGGTCTGAACGGCATTGTCGTCTCGTTCGGTTTTGTCTGGCTCTGGTTCATCGTCACCGTCTGGGCCGATACGCAGCGGTTTGGCGTCATGAACATGCTCCAGGATGCATTCGGCTTGCCGGCGTGGGTGCATGCTGTCGGTGTGATGGTGTTGCTCGACGGGTGGATGTATTTCTGGCATCGCATCAACCACGTAGTCCCCTTTCTCTGGCGCTTTCACCGGGTGCACCACGCGGATCCATTCATGGATGTGACCACCGCCAGCCGGTTTCATCTGGGTGAGATCGTTCTTTCGTCGCTGCTGCGCGCTCCCGTCCTTACGCTCGCCGGAGCGCATCTGTGGGAGTTACTCGTCTACGAAACGCTCATGTTCGCCGTCGTCCAGGCCCAACATGCTAACATGGCCTTTCCGGAGCGCCTGGATCGGGTGTTGCGCACGGTGATCGCGACGCCGGCCATGCATAAAGTACACCACTCCCGCTGGCGTTTGGAGACGGATTCCAACTACGGCTCGCTGTTCTCCTTCTGGGACCGCCTCGGGCGATCGTTTCGGCTTCGGGAAGACCTCTCTACGCTGAAGATGGGGCTGGATGAGATGGATGACGACCGATTCCAGACGGTGCGCGGGATGATCAAGACGCCGTTTCAGGCGGTGCCGCGGAGCGAAGGGGGCTCTGCCTGA
- the coaBC gene encoding bifunctional phosphopantothenoylcysteine decarboxylase/phosphopantothenate--cysteine ligase CoaBC, with the protein MSLPLPLTGRKLLLGVCGSIAAYKAAELLRLLKTSGADVQPIMTPGATRFISPLTLGTLSGRDVPIEIFPDTPAMGWTRHVELGLWADLFIIAPATADTLAKLAHGRCDSMLTATALSARCPILVCPAMDHDMFLHPATRANLATLASYGYQIMPPEHGPLASGLIGQGRLPEPEHILERVVLAFGASPNPALVGRRVLVTAGPTREAIDPVRFISNRSTGTMGYALAAAAAAAGAEVTLISGPTSLTPPAGVTTHFTESAAEMAEAVFTYADADIVIMAAAVADYTPAERSETKVKKQDGDLTLVFKRTTDILASLGARKRAGQVLVGFALETDQGEAHAKDKLHRKNLDWIVLNDMTEPGAGFGTQTNRVTMLARDGRREDLPLMSKPEVAAAILARIL; encoded by the coding sequence ATGAGCCTGCCGCTCCCTCTTACCGGTCGCAAGCTCCTGCTCGGCGTCTGCGGCAGCATCGCCGCCTACAAAGCCGCGGAGTTGCTGCGTCTGCTCAAAACATCGGGCGCGGACGTTCAGCCCATCATGACGCCCGGCGCCACCCGGTTTATCTCGCCGCTGACCCTCGGCACACTCTCGGGCCGCGATGTCCCGATCGAGATCTTCCCCGATACGCCGGCCATGGGGTGGACACGCCACGTCGAGCTTGGGCTGTGGGCGGACCTCTTCATCATCGCCCCCGCCACCGCCGATACGCTCGCCAAACTGGCGCACGGACGGTGCGACTCCATGCTGACGGCCACCGCGCTCTCCGCGCGCTGCCCGATTCTCGTGTGCCCGGCGATGGACCACGACATGTTTCTTCACCCGGCCACCCGCGCCAACCTGGCCACGCTGGCTTCCTACGGATACCAGATCATGCCGCCCGAACATGGCCCTCTGGCCAGTGGGTTGATCGGGCAGGGCCGGCTGCCGGAACCCGAGCATATCCTGGAGCGCGTCGTGCTGGCGTTTGGCGCCTCGCCCAATCCCGCGCTTGTCGGACGCCGCGTCCTCGTTACCGCCGGGCCGACCCGCGAAGCCATCGACCCCGTCCGTTTCATCAGCAACCGTTCGACCGGGACGATGGGGTATGCCCTCGCCGCCGCCGCGGCCGCCGCCGGCGCCGAGGTCACGCTCATCAGCGGCCCGACGTCGCTTACCCCACCTGCCGGCGTCACCACCCACTTCACTGAATCTGCCGCGGAAATGGCTGAAGCCGTTTTCACCTATGCCGATGCCGACATCGTCATTATGGCCGCCGCCGTGGCCGATTACACACCGGCAGAACGCTCAGAGACCAAAGTAAAGAAGCAGGATGGGGACCTCACCCTCGTATTCAAGCGGACGACGGACATCCTCGCCTCGCTGGGTGCTCGGAAACGCGCCGGCCAGGTCCTGGTCGGCTTTGCCCTCGAAACCGATCAGGGCGAAGCTCACGCGAAGGACAAGCTGCACAGGAAGAACCTGGACTGGATCGTGCTGAACGATATGACCGAGCCCGGCGCAGGCTTCGGCACGCAAACCAACCGGGTGACGATGCTGGCTCGAGACGGCCGGCGTGAAGACCTGCCGCTCATGAGCAAACCCGAGGTGGCCGCCGCCATTCTGGCGCGCATCCTGTAA
- a CDS encoding DNA-directed RNA polymerase subunit omega, which produces MAIRTIDVSVLTGETGSLFETVAILAKRARQISAKGKAELDEKLSYFEGFGSEIEDTRMTEEQVRTSVDYEKRAKPPEVAINEMMNREIYFRNPNEEETL; this is translated from the coding sequence ATGGCTATCCGCACTATCGACGTTAGCGTTTTGACCGGCGAAACCGGCAGTCTCTTCGAAACCGTCGCCATCCTCGCCAAACGCGCCCGTCAGATATCAGCGAAAGGCAAAGCCGAGTTGGACGAGAAGCTTTCCTACTTCGAAGGCTTTGGCAGTGAGATCGAAGATACGCGCATGACGGAAGAGCAGGTGCGTACTTCGGTCGACTACGAGAAGCGCGCGAAGCCGCCGGAAGTCGCGATCAACGAAATGATGAATCGCGAGATCTACTTCCGTAATCCGAACGAGGAAGAAACGCTCTGA
- the gmk gene encoding guanylate kinase, which translates to MNAQTPRFGVVALTAPSGAGKTTIARRVLAACPTLTFSVSATTRPPRDYEKDGIHYYFIQRDAFMERVAAGDFLEHEEVYPGCFYGTLLSEIERIGRVGTALLDLDVRGAMRVKELLGDEALVLFIRPPSLNSLAERLSNRGTESPERLKVRLDRATMEMEYAPLCDHIVLNDDLETAVEETLELIREFLAERNHATTGI; encoded by the coding sequence ATGAACGCACAGACTCCCCGATTCGGCGTCGTTGCCCTCACGGCCCCGAGCGGCGCGGGAAAGACAACGATTGCGCGGCGGGTGCTCGCGGCATGCCCCACGCTTACGTTTTCGGTCTCCGCAACCACGCGACCTCCGCGTGATTACGAGAAGGATGGCATCCACTACTACTTCATCCAACGAGACGCCTTCATGGAACGGGTAGCCGCCGGCGACTTCCTCGAGCATGAGGAGGTCTACCCGGGCTGCTTCTATGGCACCCTTCTGTCCGAGATAGAACGTATCGGACGTGTCGGAACGGCGCTGCTGGACCTCGACGTACGAGGCGCCATGCGGGTCAAGGAACTGCTCGGCGATGAGGCGCTCGTCCTCTTCATCCGCCCGCCTTCCCTCAATTCCCTCGCCGAACGCCTATCCAACCGCGGAACCGAGTCCCCGGAGCGGCTGAAAGTTCGACTGGACCGCGCCACCATGGAGATGGAGTATGCCCCGCTCTGCGATCACATCGTACTCAACGACGACCTCGAGACGGCCGTCGAGGAAACATTGGAACTTATCCGGGAGTTTCTCGCGGAACGCAATCACGCGACGACAGGCATCTGA
- a CDS encoding YicC/YloC family endoribonuclease: MIASMTGFGRGRAQNDSLALVVEIRSVNGRYCEMSARMPRQLAEYETAIQNQVKQSITRGRISISVQPETAGDVAMPVQVDLVQVRAYAHLLRTIAREAGIDEPVSLAHLLNFPDLISTVEETLAPGDSTRDLLVAATAEAIANFTAMRFQEGEALRHDLEMRLRAIDAGLSEVETRAPERIAEARDRMTDRLAELFSDDRVDRDRLEMEITLLADRLDVTEECVRLASHLHMFRDAMASDEPVGRKLNFIVQEINREVNTIGSKANDARVAHLAVEMKEELEKIREQVQNIE; this comes from the coding sequence ATGATAGCTAGTATGACCGGGTTCGGCAGAGGCCGCGCCCAGAACGACTCCCTGGCGCTCGTCGTGGAAATCCGCTCGGTGAACGGTCGGTACTGCGAGATGTCCGCCCGTATGCCCCGCCAACTCGCCGAGTACGAAACGGCCATTCAGAATCAGGTCAAACAATCCATCACCCGCGGCCGAATCAGCATCTCCGTGCAACCGGAAACCGCCGGCGACGTGGCGATGCCCGTCCAGGTAGACCTCGTCCAGGTGCGCGCCTACGCGCACTTACTGCGCACCATCGCCCGCGAAGCCGGCATCGACGAGCCGGTTTCTCTGGCCCATCTCTTGAACTTCCCGGATCTTATCAGTACTGTCGAAGAAACGCTCGCGCCCGGCGACTCTACCCGCGATCTGCTGGTCGCCGCGACCGCCGAGGCCATCGCCAACTTCACCGCCATGCGGTTTCAGGAGGGTGAAGCCCTGCGCCATGATCTGGAAATGCGTCTCCGCGCCATCGATGCGGGGCTCAGCGAAGTTGAAACCCGCGCTCCGGAACGCATCGCCGAGGCCCGCGATCGCATGACCGACCGCCTCGCGGAATTGTTCAGCGATGATCGCGTGGATCGAGACCGGTTGGAGATGGAAATTACCCTGCTGGCCGATCGGCTCGATGTGACGGAAGAATGTGTGCGGCTGGCCTCGCACCTGCATATGTTTCGCGACGCCATGGCGAGCGATGAGCCCGTAGGCCGCAAGCTGAATTTCATCGTACAGGAAATCAACCGCGAAGTAAACACCATCGGCTCGAAAGCCAACGACGCTCGCGTCGCTCACCTGGCCGTCGAGATGAAAGAAGAACTCGAAAAAATTCGAGAGCAAGTTCAAAATATTGAATGA